One window of Perca fluviatilis chromosome 12, GENO_Pfluv_1.0, whole genome shotgun sequence genomic DNA carries:
- the arsh gene encoding arylsulfatase D isoform X2, with amino-acid sequence MRSHLLAHLLYLLLAAGRDVTGKEVDRKPNFVLMMVDDLGIGDVGCYGNDTIRTPNIDRLASEGVKLTQHIAAAPLCTPSRAAFMTGRYALRSGLGSTGRVQVLLFLGGSGGLPPSETTFAKRLQQHGYTTSLVGKWHLGLNCEHRGDHCHHPNQHGFSYFYGLPFTLFNDCVPGQGSDILADLQHALRNLTMLLVVGLFTLVCVHVCGLFEVSLWLFVALFFLSILATAVWCMPFKLLPTWNCIIMRNQEVTEQPMTVETLPQRLLGEAQSFIKRNVDNPFLLFFSLAHVHTPLFKTPAFAGKSRHGRYGDNLEEVDWMIGKITETVDSLGLANNTLMYFTSDHGGHLEDADSIIGQKGGWNGIYKGGKAMGGWEGGIRVPGIFRWPGRLAAGRVVDEPTSLMDLYPTLKYLAKDTQPDRQSDGYNLMPLLEGKVDRSEHEFMFHYCGIYLNAVRWHPPGSDSLFKVHFFTPNFSPPGAGGCYDTKVCLCHGDHVTHHSPPLLYDLFHDPSESRPLTPDTEPRYAEILEQTAKAVERHRNTLTNKQASDDTHSHPNADVPSVQSQMTWDKILWRPRLQPCCGTFPFCGCKEEPTHI; translated from the exons ATGAG GTCCCACCTGTTGGCACATCTTCTCTATCTGCTTCTGGCAGCAGGGAGAGATGTCACAGGGAAGGAGGTAGACAGGAAGCCCAACTTTGTTCTGATGATGGTGGACGATCTGGGCATCGGTGATGTAGGATGCTACGGTAATGACACCATCAG AACTCCTAACATAGACAGACTTGCTTCTGAAGGGGTAAAGTTGACTCAGCACATTGCAGCTGCTCCTCTCTGCACCCCGAGCCGGGCCGCATTTATGACGGGGCGCTATGCACTCCGCTCAG GACTGGGTAGCACAGGCCGTGTGCAGGTTCTGCTGTTCCTTGGAGGTTCAGGGGGGCTGCCACCCAGTGAGACCACCTTTGCTAAAAGGCTACAGCAACACGGATACACCACCAGCTTAGTGG GTAAGTGGCACTTGGGTTTGAACTGTGAACACAGAGGTGACCACTGCCACCATCCGAACCAGCATGGCTTCAGTTATTTCTATGGTCTGCCATTCACCCTGTTCAATGACTGTGTGCCCGGACAGGGGAGTGATATCCTGGCAGACCTCCAGCACGCACTACGAAATCTGACCATGTTGCTTGTAGTTGGACTTTTTACACTG gtgtgtgtccatgtgtgtggcCTCTTTGAAGTCAGCCTGTGGCTATTTgtagcacttttttttctcagtatCCTAGCAACCGCTGTGTGGTGTATGCCCTTTAAACTCCTGCCGACTTGGAACTGCATCATCATGAGGAACCAAGAAGTAACTGAACAGCCAATGACAGTGGAGACACTGCCCCAGAGGTTGCTGGGAGAAGCACAAAGCTTTATAAAGAG gAATGTTGATAATCCATTCCTCCTATTCTTCTCATTGGCCCATGTCCACACACCACTTTTTAAAACCCCTGCCTTTGCTGGCAAAAGTCGCCATGGTCGCTACGGTGATAACCTAGAAGAAGTTGACTGGATGATCG GTAAAATCACAGAGACGGTGGACTCCCTTGGCCTAGCCAACAATACTCTGATGTACTTTACATCAGACCATGGTGGACACCTAGAGGATGCTGATTCCATCATCGGCCAGAAAGGAGGCTGGAACGGCATTTATAAAG GTGGAAAAGCCATGGGAGGGTGGGAGGGTGGGATCAGGGTGCCTGGTATTTTCCGCTGGCCTGGCAGACTGGCAGCTGGAAGAGTAGTGGATGAGCCCACTAGCCTCATGGACCTGTATCCAACACTGAAATATTTGGCCAAGGACACACAACCAGACAG ACAATCAGATGGCTATAACCTCATGCCACTGTTGGAGGGGAAGGTAGACCGATCAGAGCATGAATTTATGTTCCATTACTGTGGAATCTACCTGAATGCAGTACGCTGGCACCCACCTGGAA GTGACTCCCTCTTCAAGGTGCACTTTTTCACTCCCAACTTTTCTCCCCCGGGAGCCGGGGGATGCTATGACACGAAGGTCTGTCTATGTCATGGAGATCATGTGACGCACCACAGCCCCCCACTGCTGTACGACCTTTTCCACGATCCCTCAGAGTCCCGCCCACTGACACCTGATACTGAGCCGAGATACGCTGAAATCCTCGAGCAGACTGCCAAAGCTGTGGAGAGACATCGAAATACCCTCACAAACAAGCAGGCATCTGATGATACTCATTCGCACCCCAACGCAGATGTGCCCAGCGTTCAAAGCCAGATGACATGGGACAAGATTCTGTGGAGACCCCGGCTTCAGCCCTGCTGTGGGACTTTTCCATTCTGCGGCTGCAAGGAGGAACCAACCCATATTTAA
- the arsh gene encoding arylsulfatase D isoform X5: protein MMVDDLGIGDVGCYGNDTIRTPNIDRLASEGVKLTQHIAAAPLCTPSRAAFMTGRYALRSGLGSTGRVQVLLFLGGSGGLPPSETTFAKRLQQHGYTTSLVGKWHLGLNCEHRGDHCHHPNQHGFSYFYGLPFTLFNDCVPGQGSDILADLQHALRNLTMLLVVGLFTLVKVCVHVCGLFEVSLWLFVALFFLSILATAVWCMPFKLLPTWNCIIMRNQEVTEQPMTVETLPQRLLGEAQSFIKRNVDNPFLLFFSLAHVHTPLFKTPAFAGKSRHGRYGDNLEEVDWMIGKITETVDSLGLANNTLMYFTSDHGGHLEDADSIIGQKGGWNGIYKGGKAMGGWEGGIRVPGIFRWPGRLAAGRVVDEPTSLMDLYPTLKYLAKDTQPDRQSDGYNLMPLLEGKVDRSEHEFMFHYCGIYLNAVRWHPPGSDSLFKVHFFTPNFSPPGAGGCYDTKVCLCHGDHVTHHSPPLLYDLFHDPSESRPLTPDTEPRYAEILEQTAKAVERHRNTLTNKQASDDTHSHPNADVPSVQSQMTWDKILWRPRLQPCCGTFPFCGCKEEPTHI from the exons ATGATGGTGGACGATCTGGGCATCGGTGATGTAGGATGCTACGGTAATGACACCATCAG AACTCCTAACATAGACAGACTTGCTTCTGAAGGGGTAAAGTTGACTCAGCACATTGCAGCTGCTCCTCTCTGCACCCCGAGCCGGGCCGCATTTATGACGGGGCGCTATGCACTCCGCTCAG GACTGGGTAGCACAGGCCGTGTGCAGGTTCTGCTGTTCCTTGGAGGTTCAGGGGGGCTGCCACCCAGTGAGACCACCTTTGCTAAAAGGCTACAGCAACACGGATACACCACCAGCTTAGTGG GTAAGTGGCACTTGGGTTTGAACTGTGAACACAGAGGTGACCACTGCCACCATCCGAACCAGCATGGCTTCAGTTATTTCTATGGTCTGCCATTCACCCTGTTCAATGACTGTGTGCCCGGACAGGGGAGTGATATCCTGGCAGACCTCCAGCACGCACTACGAAATCTGACCATGTTGCTTGTAGTTGGACTTTTTACACTGGTAAAG gtgtgtgtccatgtgtgtggcCTCTTTGAAGTCAGCCTGTGGCTATTTgtagcacttttttttctcagtatCCTAGCAACCGCTGTGTGGTGTATGCCCTTTAAACTCCTGCCGACTTGGAACTGCATCATCATGAGGAACCAAGAAGTAACTGAACAGCCAATGACAGTGGAGACACTGCCCCAGAGGTTGCTGGGAGAAGCACAAAGCTTTATAAAGAG gAATGTTGATAATCCATTCCTCCTATTCTTCTCATTGGCCCATGTCCACACACCACTTTTTAAAACCCCTGCCTTTGCTGGCAAAAGTCGCCATGGTCGCTACGGTGATAACCTAGAAGAAGTTGACTGGATGATCG GTAAAATCACAGAGACGGTGGACTCCCTTGGCCTAGCCAACAATACTCTGATGTACTTTACATCAGACCATGGTGGACACCTAGAGGATGCTGATTCCATCATCGGCCAGAAAGGAGGCTGGAACGGCATTTATAAAG GTGGAAAAGCCATGGGAGGGTGGGAGGGTGGGATCAGGGTGCCTGGTATTTTCCGCTGGCCTGGCAGACTGGCAGCTGGAAGAGTAGTGGATGAGCCCACTAGCCTCATGGACCTGTATCCAACACTGAAATATTTGGCCAAGGACACACAACCAGACAG ACAATCAGATGGCTATAACCTCATGCCACTGTTGGAGGGGAAGGTAGACCGATCAGAGCATGAATTTATGTTCCATTACTGTGGAATCTACCTGAATGCAGTACGCTGGCACCCACCTGGAA GTGACTCCCTCTTCAAGGTGCACTTTTTCACTCCCAACTTTTCTCCCCCGGGAGCCGGGGGATGCTATGACACGAAGGTCTGTCTATGTCATGGAGATCATGTGACGCACCACAGCCCCCCACTGCTGTACGACCTTTTCCACGATCCCTCAGAGTCCCGCCCACTGACACCTGATACTGAGCCGAGATACGCTGAAATCCTCGAGCAGACTGCCAAAGCTGTGGAGAGACATCGAAATACCCTCACAAACAAGCAGGCATCTGATGATACTCATTCGCACCCCAACGCAGATGTGCCCAGCGTTCAAAGCCAGATGACATGGGACAAGATTCTGTGGAGACCCCGGCTTCAGCCCTGCTGTGGGACTTTTCCATTCTGCGGCTGCAAGGAGGAACCAACCCATATTTAA
- the arsh gene encoding arylsulfatase D isoform X3, which yields MRSHLLAHLLYLLLAAGRDVTGKEVDRKPNFVLMMVDDLGIGDVGCYGNDTIRTPNIDRLASEGVKLTQHIAAAPLCTPSRAAFMTGRYALRSGLGSTGRVQVLLFLGGSGGLPPSETTFAKRLQQHGYTTSLVVSGSLSLFLALQGSDILADLQHALRNLTMLLVVGLFTLVKVCVHVCGLFEVSLWLFVALFFLSILATAVWCMPFKLLPTWNCIIMRNQEVTEQPMTVETLPQRLLGEAQSFIKRNVDNPFLLFFSLAHVHTPLFKTPAFAGKSRHGRYGDNLEEVDWMIGKITETVDSLGLANNTLMYFTSDHGGHLEDADSIIGQKGGWNGIYKGGKAMGGWEGGIRVPGIFRWPGRLAAGRVVDEPTSLMDLYPTLKYLAKDTQPDRQSDGYNLMPLLEGKVDRSEHEFMFHYCGIYLNAVRWHPPGSDSLFKVHFFTPNFSPPGAGGCYDTKVCLCHGDHVTHHSPPLLYDLFHDPSESRPLTPDTEPRYAEILEQTAKAVERHRNTLTNKQASDDTHSHPNADVPSVQSQMTWDKILWRPRLQPCCGTFPFCGCKEEPTHI from the exons ATGAG GTCCCACCTGTTGGCACATCTTCTCTATCTGCTTCTGGCAGCAGGGAGAGATGTCACAGGGAAGGAGGTAGACAGGAAGCCCAACTTTGTTCTGATGATGGTGGACGATCTGGGCATCGGTGATGTAGGATGCTACGGTAATGACACCATCAG AACTCCTAACATAGACAGACTTGCTTCTGAAGGGGTAAAGTTGACTCAGCACATTGCAGCTGCTCCTCTCTGCACCCCGAGCCGGGCCGCATTTATGACGGGGCGCTATGCACTCCGCTCAG GACTGGGTAGCACAGGCCGTGTGCAGGTTCTGCTGTTCCTTGGAGGTTCAGGGGGGCTGCCACCCAGTGAGACCACCTTTGCTAAAAGGCTACAGCAACACGGATACACCACCAGCTTAGTGG tgtctggttctctctctctttttcttgctCTGCAG GGGAGTGATATCCTGGCAGACCTCCAGCACGCACTACGAAATCTGACCATGTTGCTTGTAGTTGGACTTTTTACACTGGTAAAG gtgtgtgtccatgtgtgtggcCTCTTTGAAGTCAGCCTGTGGCTATTTgtagcacttttttttctcagtatCCTAGCAACCGCTGTGTGGTGTATGCCCTTTAAACTCCTGCCGACTTGGAACTGCATCATCATGAGGAACCAAGAAGTAACTGAACAGCCAATGACAGTGGAGACACTGCCCCAGAGGTTGCTGGGAGAAGCACAAAGCTTTATAAAGAG gAATGTTGATAATCCATTCCTCCTATTCTTCTCATTGGCCCATGTCCACACACCACTTTTTAAAACCCCTGCCTTTGCTGGCAAAAGTCGCCATGGTCGCTACGGTGATAACCTAGAAGAAGTTGACTGGATGATCG GTAAAATCACAGAGACGGTGGACTCCCTTGGCCTAGCCAACAATACTCTGATGTACTTTACATCAGACCATGGTGGACACCTAGAGGATGCTGATTCCATCATCGGCCAGAAAGGAGGCTGGAACGGCATTTATAAAG GTGGAAAAGCCATGGGAGGGTGGGAGGGTGGGATCAGGGTGCCTGGTATTTTCCGCTGGCCTGGCAGACTGGCAGCTGGAAGAGTAGTGGATGAGCCCACTAGCCTCATGGACCTGTATCCAACACTGAAATATTTGGCCAAGGACACACAACCAGACAG ACAATCAGATGGCTATAACCTCATGCCACTGTTGGAGGGGAAGGTAGACCGATCAGAGCATGAATTTATGTTCCATTACTGTGGAATCTACCTGAATGCAGTACGCTGGCACCCACCTGGAA GTGACTCCCTCTTCAAGGTGCACTTTTTCACTCCCAACTTTTCTCCCCCGGGAGCCGGGGGATGCTATGACACGAAGGTCTGTCTATGTCATGGAGATCATGTGACGCACCACAGCCCCCCACTGCTGTACGACCTTTTCCACGATCCCTCAGAGTCCCGCCCACTGACACCTGATACTGAGCCGAGATACGCTGAAATCCTCGAGCAGACTGCCAAAGCTGTGGAGAGACATCGAAATACCCTCACAAACAAGCAGGCATCTGATGATACTCATTCGCACCCCAACGCAGATGTGCCCAGCGTTCAAAGCCAGATGACATGGGACAAGATTCTGTGGAGACCCCGGCTTCAGCCCTGCTGTGGGACTTTTCCATTCTGCGGCTGCAAGGAGGAACCAACCCATATTTAA
- the arsh gene encoding arylsulfatase D isoform X4, giving the protein MRSHLLAHLLYLLLAAGRDVTGKEVDRKPNFVLMMVDDLGIGDVGCYGNDTIRTPNIDRLASEGVKLTQHIAAAPLCTPSRAAFMTGRYALRSGLGSTGRVQVLLFLGGSGGLPPSETTFAKRLQQHGYTTSLVVSGSLSLFLALQGSDILADLQHALRNLTMLLVVGLFTLVCVHVCGLFEVSLWLFVALFFLSILATAVWCMPFKLLPTWNCIIMRNQEVTEQPMTVETLPQRLLGEAQSFIKRNVDNPFLLFFSLAHVHTPLFKTPAFAGKSRHGRYGDNLEEVDWMIGKITETVDSLGLANNTLMYFTSDHGGHLEDADSIIGQKGGWNGIYKGGKAMGGWEGGIRVPGIFRWPGRLAAGRVVDEPTSLMDLYPTLKYLAKDTQPDRQSDGYNLMPLLEGKVDRSEHEFMFHYCGIYLNAVRWHPPGSDSLFKVHFFTPNFSPPGAGGCYDTKVCLCHGDHVTHHSPPLLYDLFHDPSESRPLTPDTEPRYAEILEQTAKAVERHRNTLTNKQASDDTHSHPNADVPSVQSQMTWDKILWRPRLQPCCGTFPFCGCKEEPTHI; this is encoded by the exons ATGAG GTCCCACCTGTTGGCACATCTTCTCTATCTGCTTCTGGCAGCAGGGAGAGATGTCACAGGGAAGGAGGTAGACAGGAAGCCCAACTTTGTTCTGATGATGGTGGACGATCTGGGCATCGGTGATGTAGGATGCTACGGTAATGACACCATCAG AACTCCTAACATAGACAGACTTGCTTCTGAAGGGGTAAAGTTGACTCAGCACATTGCAGCTGCTCCTCTCTGCACCCCGAGCCGGGCCGCATTTATGACGGGGCGCTATGCACTCCGCTCAG GACTGGGTAGCACAGGCCGTGTGCAGGTTCTGCTGTTCCTTGGAGGTTCAGGGGGGCTGCCACCCAGTGAGACCACCTTTGCTAAAAGGCTACAGCAACACGGATACACCACCAGCTTAGTGG tgtctggttctctctctctttttcttgctCTGCAG GGGAGTGATATCCTGGCAGACCTCCAGCACGCACTACGAAATCTGACCATGTTGCTTGTAGTTGGACTTTTTACACTG gtgtgtgtccatgtgtgtggcCTCTTTGAAGTCAGCCTGTGGCTATTTgtagcacttttttttctcagtatCCTAGCAACCGCTGTGTGGTGTATGCCCTTTAAACTCCTGCCGACTTGGAACTGCATCATCATGAGGAACCAAGAAGTAACTGAACAGCCAATGACAGTGGAGACACTGCCCCAGAGGTTGCTGGGAGAAGCACAAAGCTTTATAAAGAG gAATGTTGATAATCCATTCCTCCTATTCTTCTCATTGGCCCATGTCCACACACCACTTTTTAAAACCCCTGCCTTTGCTGGCAAAAGTCGCCATGGTCGCTACGGTGATAACCTAGAAGAAGTTGACTGGATGATCG GTAAAATCACAGAGACGGTGGACTCCCTTGGCCTAGCCAACAATACTCTGATGTACTTTACATCAGACCATGGTGGACACCTAGAGGATGCTGATTCCATCATCGGCCAGAAAGGAGGCTGGAACGGCATTTATAAAG GTGGAAAAGCCATGGGAGGGTGGGAGGGTGGGATCAGGGTGCCTGGTATTTTCCGCTGGCCTGGCAGACTGGCAGCTGGAAGAGTAGTGGATGAGCCCACTAGCCTCATGGACCTGTATCCAACACTGAAATATTTGGCCAAGGACACACAACCAGACAG ACAATCAGATGGCTATAACCTCATGCCACTGTTGGAGGGGAAGGTAGACCGATCAGAGCATGAATTTATGTTCCATTACTGTGGAATCTACCTGAATGCAGTACGCTGGCACCCACCTGGAA GTGACTCCCTCTTCAAGGTGCACTTTTTCACTCCCAACTTTTCTCCCCCGGGAGCCGGGGGATGCTATGACACGAAGGTCTGTCTATGTCATGGAGATCATGTGACGCACCACAGCCCCCCACTGCTGTACGACCTTTTCCACGATCCCTCAGAGTCCCGCCCACTGACACCTGATACTGAGCCGAGATACGCTGAAATCCTCGAGCAGACTGCCAAAGCTGTGGAGAGACATCGAAATACCCTCACAAACAAGCAGGCATCTGATGATACTCATTCGCACCCCAACGCAGATGTGCCCAGCGTTCAAAGCCAGATGACATGGGACAAGATTCTGTGGAGACCCCGGCTTCAGCCCTGCTGTGGGACTTTTCCATTCTGCGGCTGCAAGGAGGAACCAACCCATATTTAA
- the arsh gene encoding arylsulfatase D isoform X6: protein MRSHLLAHLLYLLLAAGRDVTGKEVDRKPNFVLMMVDDLGIGDVGCYGNDTIRTPNIDRLASEGVKLTQHIAAAPLCTPSRAAFMTGRYALRSGLGSTGRVQVLLFLGGSGGLPPSETTFAKRLQQHGYTTSLVVSGSLSLFLALQVCVHVCGLFEVSLWLFVALFFLSILATAVWCMPFKLLPTWNCIIMRNQEVTEQPMTVETLPQRLLGEAQSFIKRNVDNPFLLFFSLAHVHTPLFKTPAFAGKSRHGRYGDNLEEVDWMIGKITETVDSLGLANNTLMYFTSDHGGHLEDADSIIGQKGGWNGIYKGGKAMGGWEGGIRVPGIFRWPGRLAAGRVVDEPTSLMDLYPTLKYLAKDTQPDRQSDGYNLMPLLEGKVDRSEHEFMFHYCGIYLNAVRWHPPGSDSLFKVHFFTPNFSPPGAGGCYDTKVCLCHGDHVTHHSPPLLYDLFHDPSESRPLTPDTEPRYAEILEQTAKAVERHRNTLTNKQASDDTHSHPNADVPSVQSQMTWDKILWRPRLQPCCGTFPFCGCKEEPTHI, encoded by the exons ATGAG GTCCCACCTGTTGGCACATCTTCTCTATCTGCTTCTGGCAGCAGGGAGAGATGTCACAGGGAAGGAGGTAGACAGGAAGCCCAACTTTGTTCTGATGATGGTGGACGATCTGGGCATCGGTGATGTAGGATGCTACGGTAATGACACCATCAG AACTCCTAACATAGACAGACTTGCTTCTGAAGGGGTAAAGTTGACTCAGCACATTGCAGCTGCTCCTCTCTGCACCCCGAGCCGGGCCGCATTTATGACGGGGCGCTATGCACTCCGCTCAG GACTGGGTAGCACAGGCCGTGTGCAGGTTCTGCTGTTCCTTGGAGGTTCAGGGGGGCTGCCACCCAGTGAGACCACCTTTGCTAAAAGGCTACAGCAACACGGATACACCACCAGCTTAGTGG tgtctggttctctctctctttttcttgctCTGCAG gtgtgtgtccatgtgtgtggcCTCTTTGAAGTCAGCCTGTGGCTATTTgtagcacttttttttctcagtatCCTAGCAACCGCTGTGTGGTGTATGCCCTTTAAACTCCTGCCGACTTGGAACTGCATCATCATGAGGAACCAAGAAGTAACTGAACAGCCAATGACAGTGGAGACACTGCCCCAGAGGTTGCTGGGAGAAGCACAAAGCTTTATAAAGAG gAATGTTGATAATCCATTCCTCCTATTCTTCTCATTGGCCCATGTCCACACACCACTTTTTAAAACCCCTGCCTTTGCTGGCAAAAGTCGCCATGGTCGCTACGGTGATAACCTAGAAGAAGTTGACTGGATGATCG GTAAAATCACAGAGACGGTGGACTCCCTTGGCCTAGCCAACAATACTCTGATGTACTTTACATCAGACCATGGTGGACACCTAGAGGATGCTGATTCCATCATCGGCCAGAAAGGAGGCTGGAACGGCATTTATAAAG GTGGAAAAGCCATGGGAGGGTGGGAGGGTGGGATCAGGGTGCCTGGTATTTTCCGCTGGCCTGGCAGACTGGCAGCTGGAAGAGTAGTGGATGAGCCCACTAGCCTCATGGACCTGTATCCAACACTGAAATATTTGGCCAAGGACACACAACCAGACAG ACAATCAGATGGCTATAACCTCATGCCACTGTTGGAGGGGAAGGTAGACCGATCAGAGCATGAATTTATGTTCCATTACTGTGGAATCTACCTGAATGCAGTACGCTGGCACCCACCTGGAA GTGACTCCCTCTTCAAGGTGCACTTTTTCACTCCCAACTTTTCTCCCCCGGGAGCCGGGGGATGCTATGACACGAAGGTCTGTCTATGTCATGGAGATCATGTGACGCACCACAGCCCCCCACTGCTGTACGACCTTTTCCACGATCCCTCAGAGTCCCGCCCACTGACACCTGATACTGAGCCGAGATACGCTGAAATCCTCGAGCAGACTGCCAAAGCTGTGGAGAGACATCGAAATACCCTCACAAACAAGCAGGCATCTGATGATACTCATTCGCACCCCAACGCAGATGTGCCCAGCGTTCAAAGCCAGATGACATGGGACAAGATTCTGTGGAGACCCCGGCTTCAGCCCTGCTGTGGGACTTTTCCATTCTGCGGCTGCAAGGAGGAACCAACCCATATTTAA
- the arsh gene encoding arylsulfatase D isoform X1 has protein sequence MRSHLLAHLLYLLLAAGRDVTGKEVDRKPNFVLMMVDDLGIGDVGCYGNDTIRTPNIDRLASEGVKLTQHIAAAPLCTPSRAAFMTGRYALRSGLGSTGRVQVLLFLGGSGGLPPSETTFAKRLQQHGYTTSLVGKWHLGLNCEHRGDHCHHPNQHGFSYFYGLPFTLFNDCVPGQGSDILADLQHALRNLTMLLVVGLFTLVKVCVHVCGLFEVSLWLFVALFFLSILATAVWCMPFKLLPTWNCIIMRNQEVTEQPMTVETLPQRLLGEAQSFIKRNVDNPFLLFFSLAHVHTPLFKTPAFAGKSRHGRYGDNLEEVDWMIGKITETVDSLGLANNTLMYFTSDHGGHLEDADSIIGQKGGWNGIYKGGKAMGGWEGGIRVPGIFRWPGRLAAGRVVDEPTSLMDLYPTLKYLAKDTQPDRQSDGYNLMPLLEGKVDRSEHEFMFHYCGIYLNAVRWHPPGSDSLFKVHFFTPNFSPPGAGGCYDTKVCLCHGDHVTHHSPPLLYDLFHDPSESRPLTPDTEPRYAEILEQTAKAVERHRNTLTNKQASDDTHSHPNADVPSVQSQMTWDKILWRPRLQPCCGTFPFCGCKEEPTHI, from the exons ATGAG GTCCCACCTGTTGGCACATCTTCTCTATCTGCTTCTGGCAGCAGGGAGAGATGTCACAGGGAAGGAGGTAGACAGGAAGCCCAACTTTGTTCTGATGATGGTGGACGATCTGGGCATCGGTGATGTAGGATGCTACGGTAATGACACCATCAG AACTCCTAACATAGACAGACTTGCTTCTGAAGGGGTAAAGTTGACTCAGCACATTGCAGCTGCTCCTCTCTGCACCCCGAGCCGGGCCGCATTTATGACGGGGCGCTATGCACTCCGCTCAG GACTGGGTAGCACAGGCCGTGTGCAGGTTCTGCTGTTCCTTGGAGGTTCAGGGGGGCTGCCACCCAGTGAGACCACCTTTGCTAAAAGGCTACAGCAACACGGATACACCACCAGCTTAGTGG GTAAGTGGCACTTGGGTTTGAACTGTGAACACAGAGGTGACCACTGCCACCATCCGAACCAGCATGGCTTCAGTTATTTCTATGGTCTGCCATTCACCCTGTTCAATGACTGTGTGCCCGGACAGGGGAGTGATATCCTGGCAGACCTCCAGCACGCACTACGAAATCTGACCATGTTGCTTGTAGTTGGACTTTTTACACTGGTAAAG gtgtgtgtccatgtgtgtggcCTCTTTGAAGTCAGCCTGTGGCTATTTgtagcacttttttttctcagtatCCTAGCAACCGCTGTGTGGTGTATGCCCTTTAAACTCCTGCCGACTTGGAACTGCATCATCATGAGGAACCAAGAAGTAACTGAACAGCCAATGACAGTGGAGACACTGCCCCAGAGGTTGCTGGGAGAAGCACAAAGCTTTATAAAGAG gAATGTTGATAATCCATTCCTCCTATTCTTCTCATTGGCCCATGTCCACACACCACTTTTTAAAACCCCTGCCTTTGCTGGCAAAAGTCGCCATGGTCGCTACGGTGATAACCTAGAAGAAGTTGACTGGATGATCG GTAAAATCACAGAGACGGTGGACTCCCTTGGCCTAGCCAACAATACTCTGATGTACTTTACATCAGACCATGGTGGACACCTAGAGGATGCTGATTCCATCATCGGCCAGAAAGGAGGCTGGAACGGCATTTATAAAG GTGGAAAAGCCATGGGAGGGTGGGAGGGTGGGATCAGGGTGCCTGGTATTTTCCGCTGGCCTGGCAGACTGGCAGCTGGAAGAGTAGTGGATGAGCCCACTAGCCTCATGGACCTGTATCCAACACTGAAATATTTGGCCAAGGACACACAACCAGACAG ACAATCAGATGGCTATAACCTCATGCCACTGTTGGAGGGGAAGGTAGACCGATCAGAGCATGAATTTATGTTCCATTACTGTGGAATCTACCTGAATGCAGTACGCTGGCACCCACCTGGAA GTGACTCCCTCTTCAAGGTGCACTTTTTCACTCCCAACTTTTCTCCCCCGGGAGCCGGGGGATGCTATGACACGAAGGTCTGTCTATGTCATGGAGATCATGTGACGCACCACAGCCCCCCACTGCTGTACGACCTTTTCCACGATCCCTCAGAGTCCCGCCCACTGACACCTGATACTGAGCCGAGATACGCTGAAATCCTCGAGCAGACTGCCAAAGCTGTGGAGAGACATCGAAATACCCTCACAAACAAGCAGGCATCTGATGATACTCATTCGCACCCCAACGCAGATGTGCCCAGCGTTCAAAGCCAGATGACATGGGACAAGATTCTGTGGAGACCCCGGCTTCAGCCCTGCTGTGGGACTTTTCCATTCTGCGGCTGCAAGGAGGAACCAACCCATATTTAA